From the genome of Sphingobacterium kitahiroshimense, one region includes:
- a CDS encoding Gfo/Idh/MocA family protein, protein MNRKLRMGMVGGGKDAFIGAIHRIAAHMDGLVEVVCGALSINPEIAKESGKALFLPENRTYLNFEEMIEKERQLPADERMDFVTIVTPNFAHFAPAMLALDNGFHVVIEKPITFSLDEALQLKKKVEETGLLLMLTHTYSGYPMVKQAKQMVEDNAFGKIRKIYVEYPQGWLSTLTEREGNAGAAWRTDPKKSGKSGAMGDIGTHAAHLAEYISGLKISHLCADLNTMVEGRRLEDDGNVLLKFDNGAAGVLMASQVAAGEENALKIRLYGEKGGIEWAQMEPNTLLVKWHTEPTQTYRAGTNGFLSDIAKFNCRTPAGHPEGYLEAFANLYRSFSLTLSARLDGENPSDLLDFPSVDEGIRGMAFIDTVIKSGDSNEKWTVFEINN, encoded by the coding sequence ATGAATAGAAAACTACGAATGGGAATGGTCGGTGGAGGCAAGGATGCTTTCATTGGTGCAATACATCGAATTGCGGCTCATATGGACGGATTAGTGGAGGTCGTTTGCGGAGCTTTAAGTATTAATCCTGAAATAGCTAAGGAGAGCGGAAAAGCGTTATTTCTTCCTGAAAACCGAACTTATCTCAATTTTGAAGAAATGATTGAGAAGGAGCGGCAATTACCTGCTGATGAACGTATGGATTTTGTGACAATCGTGACACCTAATTTTGCGCATTTCGCCCCTGCTATGTTGGCATTGGATAATGGCTTCCATGTCGTTATTGAAAAACCGATAACTTTTAGTCTAGACGAAGCTCTACAGTTGAAAAAGAAGGTAGAAGAAACGGGCTTGCTTCTGATGTTGACACATACTTATTCTGGATACCCTATGGTAAAGCAGGCTAAGCAGATGGTTGAAGATAATGCTTTTGGTAAAATCCGTAAAATATATGTGGAATATCCGCAAGGATGGCTAAGTACGCTCACCGAACGTGAAGGTAATGCAGGTGCCGCTTGGCGAACTGACCCGAAAAAATCAGGGAAAAGTGGAGCTATGGGTGATATCGGTACCCATGCAGCACATTTAGCGGAGTATATTTCTGGTTTGAAAATATCACATCTTTGTGCAGATCTGAATACGATGGTAGAGGGACGAAGATTGGAAGATGATGGAAATGTTTTGTTGAAATTTGACAATGGTGCCGCTGGTGTACTTATGGCCTCGCAGGTCGCTGCAGGTGAAGAAAATGCATTAAAGATTCGTTTATATGGTGAAAAAGGCGGAATTGAATGGGCTCAGATGGAGCCCAACACTTTACTTGTAAAATGGCATACAGAACCCACCCAAACGTATCGGGCAGGAACAAATGGTTTTCTTTCTGATATTGCGAAATTTAATTGCAGAACACCTGCCGGACATCCGGAGGGATATCTTGAAGCGTTCGCAAATTTGTATCGTAGTTTCTCGTTGACTTTATCGGCGCGATTGGATGGTGAGAATCCTTCAGATTTATTAGATTTTCCTTCAGTCGATGAGGGTATCAGAGGAATGGCTTTTATTGATACGG